Below is a genomic region from Deltaproteobacteria bacterium.
CTACTGGCCTGCATGCACGCTTACTATTTGGTTTCTTTGTGAAGGGTATGGGTCCTGCAGAATCGACAATATTTCTTGAACGCCAATTTGTCAGGCGTTTTGCGTTTATTCTTCGTAGAAGTATAATTTCTGCTTTTGCATTGCTCGCAGGCTAAAGTAATCATTTCACGCATGCAGCCTCTCCGATAATTCCGTTAAAACTGATTATCACACTCCCCGTAAATA
It encodes:
- the rpmG gene encoding 50S ribosomal protein L33 yields the protein MREMITLACEQCKSRNYTSTKNKRKTPDKLAFKKYCRFCRTHTLHKETK